The Carettochelys insculpta isolate YL-2023 chromosome 18, ASM3395843v1, whole genome shotgun sequence genome window below encodes:
- the HVCN1 gene encoding voltage-gated hydrogen channel 1 has translation MSMYLKHFTVVGDDPVQWGNDYKKWEEEQMEEGEEKPEDSTINVDTSVRPRSYQDMMKKLFSSHKFQVLVVCLVIFDALLVLAELLLDLKIIHPDKHEIAPKVFHYMSLSIVTIFVVEVGFKIFVYRLEFCHHKFEVLDAIVVVVSFIIDVVLLFREHEFQAAGLLILLRLWRVARIINGIILSVKTRSEQRVSKLKQANLKLSAKVEQLEYSCTEKEQEIERLNKLLQQHGLICQPK, from the exons ATGTCCATGTATCTGAAACACTTCACTGTTGTCGGGGACGACCCTGTGCAGTGGGGCAATGACTACAAGAAATGGGAGGAAGAGCagatggaggaaggggaggagaagcCAGAAGACTCAACAATCAATGTGGATACCTCAGTCAGACCTCGTTCCTACCAGGATATGATGAAAAAGCTCTTCAGTTCCCACAAATTTCAG GTATTGGTGGTTTGCTTGGTCATTTTTGATGCTTTGTTGGTACTTGCTGAATTGCTTCTGGACTTGAAAATCATCCACCCAGACAAACACGAAATAGCACCAAAG GTATTTCACTATATGAGCCTTTCCATTGTGACCATCTTTGTGGTGGAAGTTGGGTTTAAAATATTTGTCTATCGCCTGGAATTCTGTCACCACAAGTTTGAAGTCCTGGATGCAATAGTGGTGGTGGTTTCGTTCATCATCGATGTTGTCCTTCTGTTTCGGGAACATGAATTTCAAGCTGCTGGACTATTGATCCTACTCCGACTTTGGCGAGTGGCCAGGATTATAAATG GAATCATTTTATCAGTAAAGACACGCTCTGAACAACGGGTGTCAAAGCTGAAGCAAGCAAATCTGAAACTTTCTGCAAAAGTTGAACAACTTGAATACAGCTGTACAGAGAAG GAGCAAGAAATCGAAAGGCTCAACAAGCTGTTACAACAGCATGGACTTATCTGCCAGCCAAAATAA